Proteins co-encoded in one Erwinia sp. genomic window:
- the pmbA gene encoding Metalloprotease PmbA (ID:JIFNMEKO_02554;~source:Prodigal:2.6): MTSHSQVAEQRTILEQAVARALELAKVATDGAEVAVNKTTGISVSTRHGEVENVEFNSDGALGITVYHQHRKGSASSTVLSEEAIKRTVQAAIDIARYTSEDPCADVADRNLLAFDAPDLDLYHPSALTAEQAIVRAAEAEQYALNSDARITNTEGGSFNSHWGIRVFGNSHGMLQSYLSSRHSLSVSVIASERGMMERDYAYTVGRALEDLQTPKWVGEQCAERVLSRLAPRKLPTMSAPVIFSAEVATGLFGHLVGAISGSSVYRKSTFLLDALGQQIFPEWLSIDEQPHLLKGLASSPFDSEGVRTQPRKIIDNGVLQGWLLSGYSSRKLGLQSTGHAGGIHNWRIPGQGDDFPALLKKMGRGLVVTELMGHGVSGITGDYSRGAAGFWVENGEIQYPVSEITIAGNLKTMWRDIVTVGSDIETRSNIQCGSVLMPEMRIAGQ; the protein is encoded by the coding sequence ATGACATCACATTCACAAGTCGCAGAACAGAGAACGATCCTCGAACAGGCTGTTGCCAGGGCGCTGGAGTTAGCAAAAGTAGCCACTGATGGTGCAGAAGTGGCCGTGAACAAAACCACAGGTATCAGTGTCAGTACGCGACATGGTGAGGTTGAAAACGTTGAATTTAACAGCGATGGCGCATTAGGAATTACCGTTTATCATCAGCATCGCAAAGGTAGCGCATCATCCACCGTTCTCAGTGAAGAGGCGATAAAACGCACGGTCCAGGCGGCGATTGATATTGCCCGCTACACTTCGGAAGATCCCTGTGCTGATGTGGCTGATCGTAACTTACTTGCTTTTGATGCACCTGATCTAGATCTCTATCATCCCTCCGCGCTTACGGCAGAACAGGCAATCGTTCGTGCCGCAGAAGCAGAACAATATGCACTTAATAGTGACGCCCGGATAACGAACACTGAAGGCGGAAGTTTCAACAGTCATTGGGGGATTCGGGTTTTTGGTAACAGTCATGGCATGTTGCAAAGTTATCTTTCCAGTCGGCACTCGCTTTCTGTCAGTGTTATTGCCAGTGAAAGGGGGATGATGGAGCGTGATTATGCTTATACCGTAGGACGTGCGTTGGAGGATCTTCAGACGCCGAAATGGGTGGGAGAGCAGTGTGCTGAACGAGTACTCTCTCGTCTTGCGCCACGGAAGCTCCCGACGATGTCGGCCCCGGTTATCTTTTCGGCAGAGGTGGCCACCGGATTATTTGGTCATCTGGTAGGCGCCATCAGTGGAAGCAGCGTTTATCGCAAATCTACCTTCTTACTTGATGCATTGGGGCAACAAATTTTCCCCGAATGGTTGTCGATTGACGAGCAACCGCATTTGCTGAAAGGTCTGGCTTCATCACCTTTCGACAGCGAAGGTGTCAGAACGCAACCACGAAAGATTATAGATAATGGGGTATTACAGGGGTGGCTCCTCAGCGGTTACTCTTCGCGCAAGTTGGGATTACAGAGTACCGGGCATGCTGGTGGCATTCATAATTGGCGTATTCCGGGCCAGGGCGACGATTTTCCGGCGCTCCTGAAAAAAATGGGCCGCGGTTTGGTGGTGACTGAATTAATGGGGCACGGTGTCAGTGGCATCACCGGGGACTATTCGCGTGGAGCAGCAGGATTCTGGGTTGAAAATGGAGAAATTCAGTATCCTGTCAGTGAGATTACTATCGCTGGAAATTTAAAAACGATGTGGAGAGATATTGTCACTGTGGGGAGTGATATCGAAACACGCAGCAATATACAGTGTGGTTCGGTACTGATGCCTGAAATGCGCATTGCCGGACAATAG
- a CDS encoding hypothetical protein (ID:JIFNMEKO_02555;~UPF0307 protein YjgA;~source:Prodigal:2.6) — MTRQPEEWLDNAADDNDDDEIIWVSKSEIKRDAEELKRLGAELIELSSHSLDKIPLDEDLRTAIELAQKIKKEARRRQLQLIGKLLRSRDDAPIRQALDKLKNRHNQQTALFHKLEMLRDRLIEQGDEAMTEVLKLYPDADRQQLRTMIRNVQKEKAGEQPPKAYRQIFQYLRQLAEQ; from the coding sequence ATGACCAGACAGCCTGAAGAGTGGCTTGATAACGCTGCTGATGACAACGATGATGACGAAATCATCTGGGTCAGTAAAAGTGAAATAAAACGTGATGCTGAAGAGTTGAAACGCCTGGGGGCCGAGCTGATTGAACTTAGCAGTCACTCGCTTGATAAGATCCCTCTTGATGAAGATTTGAGAACAGCAATTGAACTGGCGCAAAAAATAAAAAAAGAGGCACGCCGGAGACAATTGCAACTGATTGGCAAACTGCTTCGCTCACGGGATGATGCTCCCATACGCCAGGCGCTGGATAAACTGAAAAATCGGCATAATCAGCAAACAGCGCTGTTTCATAAGTTGGAAATGTTACGTGACCGTTTGATTGAGCAAGGTGATGAAGCGATGACTGAAGTATTGAAGCTCTATCCGGATGCTGACAGACAACAACTGCGTACAATGATTCGTAATGTACAGAAAGAGAAAGCTGGCGAGCAGCCACCTAAGGCTTATCGCCAGATCTTTCAATATCTGCGTCAGCTCGCCGAACAATAA
- a CDS encoding hypothetical protein (ID:JIFNMEKO_02553;~source:Prodigal:2.6), producing the protein MDNYTRNVSQYIGAEIKKRRKKLGVTGSLLAEHLQISQQQVSRYERGINQPSVMMMMRIFASLEMSDSEIKIFLIP; encoded by the coding sequence ATGGATAACTATACCAGGAACGTCTCTCAATATATTGGTGCGGAAATAAAAAAAAGAAGAAAAAAATTAGGAGTGACCGGTTCACTTTTAGCTGAGCATTTACAAATAAGTCAGCAACAGGTTTCGCGTTATGAGCGTGGGATTAATCAACCTTCAGTGATGATGATGATGCGAATTTTTGCGTCTCTGGAAATGTCTGATTCAGAGATTAAAATTTTTTTGATCCCTTGA